The DNA window CCGCGGCCCCGCTCAGCCCCCAGTCGAACCGGGCGCCGGCGCCGGGCTGGGCGAAGACGGCCAAGGCCAGGGCCTCAGCGCTGATCCGGCGCGGGGCGCTGGTCCGGGTCACCGGCGGCCGTCGCGGAGCCGTCCGGGTCGGACGTCACCCCGGGACCGTCAGCGGAAGCGTCGGTCGTGGTGGCGGCCGCGTCCGCCGGAGCCTCATCCGCCAGAGCCTCGACCGCCGGAGCATCGTCGGCCACCGGAGCGTCCGCGACGTCCGCCGACGCGGTCGCCCCGACCCCGGTCTCGGCCTCCGCCGCAGCGGTGCCGGCCTGCGCGATCGGCTCGGCGGCGACCTCGGCCGGGTCGACGCCGACCGGCTGCTCGGCGGTGGCCGGCAGGACGGTGGTGGTCCCGGTGCGGGTGGCCTCCACCTCCACCCGGGCCGCCTCCGCACCGCCGAAGAGGCGCGGCAGGGTGGCGGTGTGCGCCTCGCGCAGCTCGTCGAGGCCGATCCGGAACTGGCCGTGCACCTCCAGGGCGCCGCCGGCCGGGTCGGTGACCCCGATGAACTCCCACGGCACCCCGCGCTCGGCGCAGAGGGCGGTGAACGCCTTCTCGTGCCCGCGCGGCACCGACACCAGCACGCGGCCGGCGGACTCGCTGAACAGGAAGACGAACGGCATCGAGCCGCCGGCGAAGTGCTCCGGCAGCACGACCCGCGCGCCGACGCCGCGCCGCAGGCTGGACTCGACCAGGCTCTGGGCGAGGCCACCGTCGGAGAGGTCGTGCGCGGAGCTGAGGTGCCCGACCCGGGCCGCCTCGGCGAGCAGCTCGGCGAGCTGCCGCTCACGGGCCAGGTCGACCTGCGGCGGGATGCCGCCCAGGTGCTCGTGGGTCACCCAGGCCCACTCCGAGCCGGAAAGCTCCACGTGCGTCTCGCCCAGCAGGAAGAGCTGGTCGTGGTCGCCGGCCGGCCGCGGCACGAAGCCCATCGGCACCCGGTCCGCGACGTTGTCCAGCACGCCCAGCACGCCGACCACCGGGGTCGGGTGGATGGCCGCCGCGCCGGTCTGGTTGTAGAAGCTGACGTTGCCGCCGGTCACCGGGATGCCCAGCTCCAGGCAGCCGTCCGCCAGGCCGCGCACGGCCTCGGCGAACTGCCACATGACGCCCGGGTCCTCCGGGGAGCCGAAGTTGAGGCAGTTGGTCACGGCGATCGGCTTCGCGCCGGTCACCGCCACGTTCCGGTACGCCTCGGCCAGCGCGAGCTTCGTCCCGTTGTACGGGTCGAGGCGGGCGTACCGGCCGTTGCCGTCGACGGACAGCGCGACGCCCAGGCCGGTCCGCTCGTCGATCCGGATCACGCCGGAGTCCTCCGGCTGGGCGAGCACGGTGTTGCCCAGCACGTACCGGTCGTACTGCTCGGTGACCCAGGTCTTGTCGGCCAGGTTCGGCGACGCGATCATGCGGAGCAGGGTCTCCCGGAGCGCGTCCGGGTCGCTCGGCCGGGGCAGCGTCTCGGCCCGGTCGGCCTGGAGCAGGATCAGGTCGGCCGGCTCGCGCATGGGGCGGGCGTAGACGGGGCCGTCGTCGACCAGCGAGCCCGGCGGCACGTCCACCACCAGCTGGTCACGCCAGGTGATGAGCAGGCGGCCCGGCTGCCCGTCCGGCGACGGCGCGGTGACCTCACCGATGGCGGTGGCGAGCACGCCCCACTTCTCGGCGGTCTTGAGCACCGCCTCCAGCTTGTCCGGCGCGACCACCAGCAGCATCCGCTCCTGGGACTCGCTGGCCAGGATCTCGTGCGGCTCCATCGACGGCTCGCGCAGCGGCACCCGCTCCAGCCAGACCCGCATGCCGGTGCCGGCCGCGGCGGCCGTCTCGGTGAGCGCGCAGGTCAGGCCGGCGCCGCCGAGGTCCTGGATGCCGACGACCAGCTCGGCGTCGTACAGCTCGAGGCAGGCCTCGATGAGCAGCTTCTCGGTGAACGGGTCACCCACCTGCACGGACGGGCGGCGCTGCTCGC is part of the Micromonospora halotolerans genome and encodes:
- the purL gene encoding phosphoribosylformylglycinamidine synthase subunit PurL — protein: MTTHPDPALRETPGVVPQAGPADDWAPGVDTVPRALGTPEELQPYAELGLRDDEYDRIRHILGRRPTQAELAMYSIMWSEHCSYKSSKVHLRQFGEKAPPSDRLLAGIGENAGVVQVSDELAVTFKVESHNHPSFVEPYQGAATGVGGIVRDILAMGARPVAVMDPLRFGAADHPDTARVLPGVVAGVGGYGNCLGLPNIGGELVFDPSYQGNPLLNALCLGVLPVSRLQNKAAAGPGNVVVLMGAKTGRDGIGGVSVLASATFDEGSEQRRPSVQVGDPFTEKLLIEACLELYDAELVVGIQDLGGAGLTCALTETAAAAGTGMRVWLERVPLREPSMEPHEILASESQERMLLVVAPDKLEAVLKTAEKWGVLATAIGEVTAPSPDGQPGRLLITWRDQLVVDVPPGSLVDDGPVYARPMREPADLILLQADRAETLPRPSDPDALRETLLRMIASPNLADKTWVTEQYDRYVLGNTVLAQPEDSGVIRIDERTGLGVALSVDGNGRYARLDPYNGTKLALAEAYRNVAVTGAKPIAVTNCLNFGSPEDPGVMWQFAEAVRGLADGCLELGIPVTGGNVSFYNQTGAAAIHPTPVVGVLGVLDNVADRVPMGFVPRPAGDHDQLFLLGETHVELSGSEWAWVTHEHLGGIPPQVDLARERQLAELLAEAARVGHLSSAHDLSDGGLAQSLVESSLRRGVGARVVLPEHFAGGSMPFVFLFSESAGRVLVSVPRGHEKAFTALCAERGVPWEFIGVTDPAGGALEVHGQFRIGLDELREAHTATLPRLFGGAEAARVEVEATRTGTTTVLPATAEQPVGVDPAEVAAEPIAQAGTAAAEAETGVGATASADVADAPVADDAPAVEALADEAPADAAATTTDASADGPGVTSDPDGSATAAGDPDQRPAPDQR